The following proteins are co-located in the Melanotaenia boesemani isolate fMelBoe1 chromosome 5, fMelBoe1.pri, whole genome shotgun sequence genome:
- the LOC121639723 gene encoding protein NYNRIN-like, with translation MKPRKPPAKPDWRFVQDLQAVNKAVISRAPMMPNPHTIVSQIPPTATHFSVVDLANAFTSVPVHPDSQFWFAFEFNGKPYTWTRLPQGYCESPTIYNEVLRDSLSSLQLPQGVVLLTYVDDLLLCCPSASLCEEATLALLLHLHSEGHKASLRKLQFCQPQVIFLGHHISATTKALTPKRIEAIQKAPKPVTKKQLMSFLGMVGFCRAFIPHFSELEAPLTSCIHGKNLSAHDHFFWTPEAEQAFLSVKQALCSAPALALPDPTKPFFQFVDEKHGFMSSVLLQQHGSRKRPVAYYSSKLDSVAAGLPGCLRAVAACEKAVLASRDIVGYSELTVFVPHSVSIILLEQKTSHLSAARWLRYTTVLLDMPNITMKRCTSLNPATLLPTAEDGVHHCCETVLSEICTPRPDLSDEPLLNSDLILFCDGSSFRDHSGKNRVGFAVCDEHQVLFSGSLPSQFSAQTAELVALTEACKFAQGKSLTVYTDSRYAFGVVHDFGALWRHRNFLKSDGKPILNSTQVAALLDAILLPSDVAVVKCQAHTNDTSSVARGNALADQAAKQAALSASPHILTSSPLTEEDHSPPCSLQDIQSFSTPEERSVWKANSCTPDSAGYNTARPLACPPAGHTPPNQPFDHLMMDFIELTPAEGKKYCLVMVDMWSKWVEAFPAKHATSSVVAKALVTEIIPRWGIPVKVSSDNGSHFVNAALKEVSGLLGFQLKTHCAYHPQSGGAIERENATLKGKLAKCCEETGLSWPKALPLILMHMRMRKRARTNLSPFEILFGRPPYTGLDPPGLSVSTTYCESNMLAYCQNLSKVLSQVQSVVKEALPRPASDLLHSLVPGDWILVRETRRKHWRSKRWLGPFQVLLVTHTAVKVAERSTWIHASHCRRFQSTPTPADLSTTGQNNP, from the exons ATGAAACCACGTAAACCACCAGCCAAACCTGACTGGCGTTTTGTCCAAGATCTCCAAGCTGTCAATAAAGCAGTTATTTCACGGGCCCCTATGATGCCCAACCCCCACACCATCGTGTCGCAGATTCCTCCTACTGCTACACATTTCTCCGTGGTAGATCTGGCAAATGCTTTTACGTCTGTTCCTGTTCATCCAGACAGCCAATTCTGGTTCGCTTTTGAGTTCAATGGGAAACCATACACTTGGACCCGGCTTCCCCAGGGGTACTGTGAGTCCCCCACAATCTACAATGAGGTACTAAGagattctctttcttctttgcagCTTCCACAGGGCGTAGTTTTATTAACTTACGTTGATGACCTTCTGCTCTGCTGTCCTTCTGCCTCCTTGTGTGAGGAGGCCACACtggccctcctcctccatcttcattctGAGGGTCATAAAGCCAGTCTGCGTAAACTACAGTTCTGCCAGCCTCAAGTCATCTTTCTAGGGCATCACATTTCTGCCACCACCAAGGCCCTGACCCCTAAACGGATTGAGGCCATTCAGAAAGCACCAAAACCTGTTACCAAGAAACAGCTGATGTCATTTCTAGGTATGGTAGGGTTTTGTCGGGCctttattccacatttttctgaacTTGAGGCCCCCCTGACTTCCTGTATACATGGTAAGAATCTATCTGCTCATGACCATTTCTTCTGGAccccggaggctgagcaggctttCCTGTCTGTGAAACAAGCGCTGTGTTCTGCTCCAGCCCTGGCTCTGCCAGACCCAACCAAacctttctttcagtttgttgatgaaaaacatggtTTCATGTCTTCTGTTCTCCTTCAACAGCACGGCTCTCGCAAGCGCCCGGTGGCCTATTACTCTTCCAAGCTCGACTCTGTTGCTGCGGGTCTTCCTGGCTGTCTGAGAGCTGTGGCTGCATGTGAGAAGGCTGTACTTGCATCACGTGACATTGTGGGATACAGTGAGCtaactgtttttgttcctcATTCTGTATCCATCATTTTGCTCGAACAAAAGACTTCTCATCTGTCTGCAGCTAGATGGCTGAGATACACCACAGTTCTTCTCGATATGCCTAACATCACTATGAAACGGTGTACATCACTTAACCCTGCCACTCTTCTTCCTACCGCAGAAGATGGTGTTCATCACTGTTGTGAGACTGTTCTGTCTGAAATCTGCACTCCGAGACCAGATTTATCTGATGAGCCTCTTCTTAACTCTGATCTCATTCTTTTTTGTGATGGCTCCTCCTTCAGAGACCATTCTGGTAAGAACAGAGTGGGTTTTGCTGTCTGTGATGAGCATCAGGTTCTCTTCTCTGGCTCCCTCCCTTCACAATTCTCTGCTCAGACAGCTGAACTTGTTGCTCTCACTGAGGCCTGTAAATTCGCACAAGGTAAGTCCCTGACTGTGTATACCGATTCGCGTTACGCCTTTGGTGTAGTTCATGACTTTGGTGCGTTGTGGCGTCACCGTAATTTTTTGAAATCTGATGGTAAGCCTATTTTGAACTCCACACAGGTTGCGGCTCTCCTTGACGCTATTCTTCTTCCTTCAGATGTCGCTGTAGTGAAATGTCAAGCTCACACTAATGACACTTCCTCTGTTGCCCGTGGCAACGCCTTGGCCGACCAGGCTGCTAAGCAGGCAGCTCTGTCAGCCTCGCCGCACATTCTCACCTCTTCTCCTCTCACAGAAGAGGATCACTCTCCTCCCTGTTCTCTGCAGGACATCCAGTCTTTTTCTACTCCAGAGGAACGCTCTGTCTGGAAGGCTAACTCCTGCACCCCTGATTCTGCAG GCTATAACACCGCCCGCCCTCTTGCCTGCCCTCCAGCTGGTCATACACCACCTAATCAGCCTTTTGATCATTTGATGATGGATTTCATTGAGTTAACACCTGCAGAAGGTAAGAAATATTGTCTAGTTATGGTAGACATGTGGTCAAAGTGGGTTGAAGCTTTTCCAGCAAAGCATGCCACAAGTTCAGTCGTGGCTAAGGCTCTGGTGACCGAAATCATTCCAAGATGGGGGATTCCAGTTAAGGTCTCATCTGACAATGGTTCACACTTTGTAAATGCGGCCCTGAAAGAGGTAAGTGGACTATTGGGGTTCCAGCTTAAGACTCATTGTGCTTATCACCCGCAATCAGGCGGAGCAATTGAAAGAGAGAACGCCACTTTAAAAGGTAAGTTGGCTAAATGTTGTGAAGAAACAGGACTGTCTTGGCCAAAAGCCCTCCCACTCATTCTTATGCACATGAGAATGAGGAAACGTGCCCGGACAAATCTTAGTCCATTTGAGATTCTGTTTGGCAGACCTCCCTACACTGGTCTGGATCCTCCAGGACTCTCCGTGTCTACCACATACTGTGAAAGTAACATGCTTGCTTATTGTCAAAATCTGTCCAAAGTTCTCTCACAGGTGCAGAGTGTGGTGAAAGAGGCCCTGCCACGCCCAGCATCAGATCTGCTTCACTCCTTGGTTCCGGGAGATTGGATCTTGGTTCGAGAGACGAGGAGAAAGCACTGGCGGTCTAAAAGGTGGCTGGGTCccttccaggtcctgttggtcacTCATACAGCCGTGAAGGTCGCTGAAAGGTCCACGTGGATTCACGCATCCCACTGTAGAAGGTTTCAAAGTACCCCAActccagctgacctctcaaccacagggcagaataatccctga
- the LOC121640340 gene encoding uncharacterized protein LOC121640340 yields the protein MTSPSRTKSGKIYGPEVSATSPFYKFGQTAKGLFLGQNTAEDEDTEVFSAPMVEVSGPTGPILVYRPWSPSEIMEHAKNLPDPTEDGEKASEEWRAFCREHRPTGLELRKILAKMLTASDLAKIRPHLPPDDTGLKNPNWDDEPNRPYREAITTLCDGIKTVFPNRGSLAALRNLIQGPDERMETFLHRCETVFTRHSGLERPAGDLGNTPGPWERLLCQTIIEGMNRDMLEVVKRQYVGMRHETRLAQLQRQAKHAQDVMDENKKKAESKKEKQMSTALTLFTSQNQPQSNRDRRGRGRGRGRRERGGNQQQRGACYRCDKYGHWKDNCPQRHGPCHRCGQYGHWKDNCPQDNGPTHQKEYQQAD from the coding sequence ATGACCAGCCCTTCACGTACCAAGTCCGGGAAGATCTACGGACCGGAGGTGTCAGCAACCTCCCCTTTCTACAAATTTGGACAGACTGCAAAGGGCCTATTTTTGGGACAAAATACTGCTGAAGATGAAGACACTGAGGTTTTTAGTGCCCCCATGGTGGAAGTATCAGGACCCACCGGCCCCATATTGGTTTATCGCCCTTGGTCCCCCTCTGAAATCATGGAACATGCTAAAAATCTTCCTGACCCCACTGAAGATGGTGAGAAAGCTAGCGAGGAGTGGAGAGCTTTCTGCCGTGAACACCGCCCCACTGGACTTGAACTGAGAAAAATTCTTGCTAAAATGCTCACTGCTAGTGATCTGGCTAAGATCCGTCCCCACCTCCCTCCTGATGACACCGGCCTGAAAAATCCAAACTGGGACGATGAGCCGAACCGACCTTACAGAGAAGCCATCACCACACTCTGTGATGGCATAAAGACTGTGTTCCCTAATCGAGGAAGCCTGGCTGCCCTGAGAAATCTGATACAGGGCCCAGATGAGCGCATGGAGACTTTTCTACACCGCTGTGAAACTGTTTTCACCAGACACTCTGGCTTGGAGCGCCCTGCAGGAGACCTGGGGAACACTCCAGGACCATGGGAACGCCTTCTCTGTCAGACCATCATTGAAGGTATGAACAGAGATATGTTGGAAGTGGTGAAGAGACAGTATGTGGGGATGAGACATGAGACCAGACTGGCTCAGCTTCAACGTCAAGCAAAACACGCACAAGATGTCatggatgaaaacaagaaaaaagctgaatccaagaaagaaaaacagatgtcaaCAGCCCTGACTCTGTTCACCTCCCAAAATCAGCCACAATCCAATAGAGATaggagaggcagaggaagggGCAGAGGAAGACGAGAGAGGGGCGGCAACCAACAACAGCGTGGGGCATGTTATCGCTGTGACAAATATGGACACTGGAAGGATAACTGCCCACAACGACATGGGCCGTGTCATCGCTGTGGCCAATATGGACACTGGAAGGATAACTGCCCTCAGGATAATGGGCCCACCCACCAGAAGGAATACCAGCAGGCTGACTGA